Proteins found in one Salvelinus alpinus chromosome 11, SLU_Salpinus.1, whole genome shotgun sequence genomic segment:
- the LOC139534686 gene encoding caspase activity and apoptosis inhibitor 1 isoform X2 — protein MTSPKSRIGRIVSFTRESKDEQADLELIEPGSDVEEGGLDLSVPFKPISAYVADRHEMLDQCFHVLGESKLQKMLPDELKSCSLDEIKTLCREQLEQLSQSHLLHILEGEELTGSSEGDRENGATDSQQDNNVDSTSSLKESVEVETKQEGGGSEESDVLSINADTYDSDIEGHKDEPSEKTEEAARTLEVVAGETSNPGTSATPAPADGKPFADKPPEPKKELQKDIDKSVSEILALASTPDQEDAKKLMAPPLAAALEAPLLITRVPAQSAPVPGPAPAPSQPSAQQLELLELEMRARAIKALMKANDVKKQT, from the exons aagtcgaggatcggtaggatagtcagttttactagg GAGTCCAAGGACGAGCAGGCAGATCTGGAGCTGATTGAGCCTGGCAGCGACGTCGAGGAGGGAGGACTGGACCTGAGTGTGCCGTTTAAACCCATCAGTGCCTATGTCGCAGACAGACATGAGATGCTAGATCAGTGCTTTCACGTGCTGGGAGAGAGTAAGCTGCAGAAGATGCTGCCTGATGAACTCAAG AGCTGTAGTCTGGATGAAATCAAGACATTGTGCAGGGAGCAGCTGGAGCAGCTGTCTCAAAGCCACCTCCTTCACATACTGGAGG GTGAAGAGCTGACTGGTTCATCTGAAGGGGATAGGGAAAATGGCGCCACCGATAGCCA GCAGGATAATAATGTGGATTCTACGTCGTCCCTCAAAGAGAGTGTTGAAGTGGAGACCAAACAAG AAGGTGGTGGCTCGGAGGAGAGCGACGTCCTTAGCATCAACGCCGACACCTACGACAGTGACATCGAGGGACACAAAGACGAGCCGTCCGAAAAAACTGAGGAAGCCGCCAGGACACTGGAAGTAGTTGCTGGAGAAACATCTAACCCCGGCACCTCCGCGACCCCAGCACCTGCCGACGGGAAACCCTTTGCGGACAAACCCCCCGAACCGAAGAAAGAACTCCAGAAGGACATAGACAAAAGCGTTAGCGAGATCCTAGCTTTAGCATCGACACCTGACCAGGAAGACGCAAAAAAACTGATGGCGCCACCACTAGCCGCTGCTCTAGAGGCCCCCTTGTTGATTACGAGGGTACCTGCTCAGAGTGCACCCGTCCCTGGCCCAGCTCCAGCTCCAAGCCAGCCCTCAGCCCAGCAGCTGGAGCTCCTGGAGTTAGAGATGAGAGCTAGGGCCATTAAGGCCCTAATGAAAGCCAACGATGTGAAGAAACAGACGTAA